A segment of the bacterium genome:
CTCCCGATCGCCCATGCGGAGGGCAATTATTACGCCGACGCCACGATACGCGCCGCGCTGGACGCGGATCGTCAGGTCGCCTTTCGGTACTGCGATCGGTCCGGAAGCGTCCTCCCGGGGGCCAATCCCAACGGCTCCACCGACGCGATCGCCGGTGTGGCCAACCGGTCCGGGAGCGTGGTCGGGCTCATGCCTCATCCGGAGCGGGCAAGCGAGCGGTTGTTGGGGAGCGAGGACGGCCGTCACGTCTTCGAGTCGTTGGCCCGGTGGATCGGTGCGCGGCCCTATGCCGGGCGCGCTCCCGCCGCGACCGGCGTAGAGGTGAGGTGAAGATGGTGGTCGAGCGGGTCGCGCCGGCCCCCAACGTTCTCGCTGCCACGGGACTGAGCGTCGAGGAGTATGCGGAGATTCATCGCCGGTTGGGACGCGTCCCTAACCCGGCGGAACTCGCAATGTTCGGGGTGATGTGGAGTGAGCACTGCGCGTACAAGCACTCGAAAGGGGTGCTCCGCCGCCTCCCGATCAGCGGACCGCGGGTGCTGCAAGGGCCCGGGGAGAACGCGGGCGCGGTGCTGGTCGCAGACGGGTGGGCCGCGGTCTTCAAGATGGAGAGCCACAACCATCCGAGCGCGATCGCGCCGTTCCACGGCGCCGCCACAGGCGTCGGTGGGATCATCCGCGACATCCTGGCCATGGGCGCCCGCCCGATCGCGTTGCTGGACTCGCTTCGATTCGGTCCACCCGAGGATGCCGAGGTCATCCCGCTGGAGCGCGGTGTGGTCGCCGGGATCGCCGCGTACGGAAACAGCATCGGCGTCCCGACGGTGGGGGGCGAGATCATGTACGCCCCCTGCTATCGGGCCAACCCGCTTGTGAACGTCGCGTGCCTGGGGGTCGTCCGGGCCGACCGGCTGGCGACTGCCCGGGCCGCCGGGCCTGGGAATGCGATCATCTATCTAGGCGCGCGCACCGGACGTGACGGAATGCACGGCGCTTCGTTCGCTTCGACCGAACTGGCGGGCGATCCCGAGGATCGGTCCGCCGTGCAGATGGGGGATCCGTTCACCGGCAAGTTGCTCATCGAAGCAAGCCTCGAGGCGCTGGCCTCCGGCGCCGTCGTGGCGATCCAGGATATGGGCGCGGCCGGGTTGACCTGCGGGCTGTGCGAGATGTCGGCCCGCGGTGGGGTCGGCATGGACGTCGACCTCGCCCAGGTACCCCGCCGCGAGGCCGGGATGTCGGCGGAGGAGGTGCTGCTCAGCGAATCGCAGGAGCGCATGCTCCTGGTGGCGCGCGATGGGCGCGAAGACGAGGTGCTTGGGATCGGACACCGGTGGGGCCTGCAGGCGGCCGTGATCGGCCGCGTCACGGCCTCCCCGCTGCTCGTGGTCCGCGATGCCGAGTGCGCCGTCGTCTCGCTGGATCCGCGGGCCCTCGTGGAGGCGCCCACATACGCGCCTCCGGCGCGAGAGCCCGAGTATCTGGCCGCGGTCCGCCGCGTGGATCCACTCACGTTTCCGATCGCCCCGCCGCAGCCCGCGCTTTTGGCCCTGCTCGCTGCGCCCAACATCGCGGACAAGCGGTGGGTGTACCGGCAGTACGATCACATGGTGCAGACGAACACCGTCGTGCCGCCGGGATCGGACGCGACCGTCCTCCGTATCAAGGAGGCC
Coding sequences within it:
- the purL gene encoding phosphoribosylformylglycinamidine synthase subunit PurL, producing MVVERVAPAPNVLAATGLSVEEYAEIHRRLGRVPNPAELAMFGVMWSEHCAYKHSKGVLRRLPISGPRVLQGPGENAGAVLVADGWAAVFKMESHNHPSAIAPFHGAATGVGGIIRDILAMGARPIALLDSLRFGPPEDAEVIPLERGVVAGIAAYGNSIGVPTVGGEIMYAPCYRANPLVNVACLGVVRADRLATARAAGPGNAIIYLGARTGRDGMHGASFASTELAGDPEDRSAVQMGDPFTGKLLIEASLEALASGAVVAIQDMGAAGLTCGLCEMSARGGVGMDVDLAQVPRREAGMSAEEVLLSESQERMLLVARDGREDEVLGIGHRWGLQAAVIGRVTASPLLVVRDAECAVVSLDPRALVEAPTYAPPAREPEYLAAVRRVDPLTFPIAPPQPALLALLAAPNIADKRWVYRQYDHMVQTNTVVPPGSDATVLRIKEAVPCGLALAVDGNGRHCYLDPRIGGALAVLEAGQNIACAGATPVAVTDCLNFASPERPEVFWTFRETVEGIAEACEALGVPVVGGNVSFYNESNDAVFPTPVIAMLGVLNDVRCHATAGWKSPGDVVVLLGGGVPKLDGSEYLATLHGVAEGRLIRPDLASTAALIRCVAEAVAQRLVSSVHDCADGGIAVALAECCIMGARGASVALSSAQGHRSDVLLFGEGVGRILASLPSSNLSALLQLARQFAVPVQVLGSVGGDRLVIGADGQGIHGPWIDAAVHDLACAWRREAAAR